Proteins from a single region of bacterium:
- a CDS encoding histidine phosphatase family protein: MAIKLLLIRHGESNGNAQRKFSGFQDVDLTEKGIWQAKRLARRLEGVSVDAVYCSDLKRARHTAEIIFKARGIDIKINPNFRERNFGEWEGYTFEEVKSKYGYGDKFNLWLENNDEKIVIPQGESLVDSNNRVMNE, from the coding sequence ATGGCAATAAAATTACTTTTAATTCGGCATGGAGAAAGTAATGGTAATGCTCAAAGGAAATTTTCTGGTTTTCAGGATGTAGATTTAACAGAAAAAGGAATATGGCAAGCGAAGAGATTAGCCCGACGTTTAGAAGGGGTATCAGTAGACGCAGTTTATTGCAGTGATTTAAAGAGGGCTCGTCATACTGCTGAGATTATATTTAAAGCTCGAGGAATAGATATTAAAATTAATCCTAATTTTAGGGAAAGAAATTTTGGAGAATGGGAAGGTTATACTTTCGAAGAGGTTAAATCAAAATATGGATATGGGGATAAATTTAATTTATGGTTGGAAAATAACGATGAAAAAATCGTCATTCCTCAAGGAGAAAGTTTAGTTGACTCAAATAACCGGGTGATGAATGAAC